In bacterium, a single genomic region encodes these proteins:
- a CDS encoding carboxypeptidase-like regulatory domain-containing protein: MRKFPMLVLGQVMARQLIFLTLLCSLSLNVVWGQGETTVNGSITGIVVDSETGEAMFGVAVMIEGTKQGASSDLDGQFTIRNVAPGLYTVVANYIGYAKLSVTDVEVKSGRVSTLNLKLATEAIQTQEVVIEARRIDNSEASILQIQRRSTSVSNGISAEQIKKSPDSDAADAVKRVTGISVVGDKYVYVRGMGERYNNTRLNGSSLASPEPLKRVVPFDIIPANLLNNIVVSKTFTPDQPGDFAGGSVQLTTKDFPEKLTFSVTQNVEFNDRTTFKEFNTYKGGSTDWLGWDDGSRDLPDEMVNPPAGATSRTLATSFANTWEARQTTAPLNGSRSIAFGNQSSLFGKPFGYLATITQSASYSSRNEQEFIYNFLDDGTIETTDSVHIVKSTKSGALGGILDLNYKASPAHKFSVKSMYTGSGDDEVKLFSGILESNLLVRATRLAWTERSLATIQPKGEHQLSALRNSKLEWGLTLSKGQYKQPDRRDVYYADFGTGEYSYLNSNSSGFRRFAEMKDDIIEGTFDWTMPLRNKDDQSKIKFGGLVRSMDREFPTRKFYFQSSDTIGADELDRTLPPEVLFNKENILAHWTLQELPFTLDSYNAEMDVAAGYLMGDLMLNKKWRAVLGARIESTDQYFRTFPYPGSPDTTFAEGGPSHTDVLPSLNLTFLLNDKTSLRFAVSKTLVNPDYAELVPTVDSDYYEGTEKLGNPDVDYTKVLNVDLRAELYPSIGENFSAGLFYKQIKDPIEWIYASGSATGAINALYPDNLVDANNIGVEVEFRKSLEFAAEKLGGQMRYFSVQGNLTLVSSTVDLNQPAYDPANVGAGILTSTERALMGQSDYIVNATLAYDQPLWGTSLRLLFNTFGERISQVGGYGNPDTYEQPFSRLDFAANQSLGGHWAAKFQAKNLLNSEVEFLTGGKVQNSFKVGQSFSLGLSYSI, encoded by the coding sequence ATTTCCGATGCTCGTGTTGGGACAGGTGATGGCGAGGCAGCTGATCTTTTTAACTTTGCTTTGTTCGCTTTCTTTGAATGTTGTGTGGGGTCAGGGGGAGACGACGGTGAACGGGTCTATTACAGGTATTGTCGTCGACAGTGAAACCGGCGAGGCGATGTTTGGAGTGGCCGTGATGATCGAGGGCACCAAGCAAGGCGCTTCGTCAGACTTGGATGGTCAGTTTACAATACGAAATGTTGCGCCGGGTTTGTACACCGTTGTCGCAAACTACATCGGTTATGCCAAGTTGTCGGTTACAGATGTCGAAGTTAAATCAGGCCGCGTCTCCACACTGAATCTGAAGCTAGCAACGGAAGCGATTCAAACACAGGAAGTGGTCATCGAAGCGCGCCGGATTGATAATTCCGAAGCGTCCATTCTGCAGATTCAGCGCCGTTCTACATCCGTGTCCAACGGAATTTCCGCAGAGCAGATCAAAAAGTCTCCCGACTCCGACGCCGCAGACGCCGTCAAACGTGTTACAGGTATTTCGGTTGTCGGCGACAAGTATGTCTACGTGCGCGGGATGGGCGAACGATACAACAACACCCGCCTGAACGGATCTTCGCTGGCAAGTCCTGAACCGCTTAAGCGCGTTGTTCCCTTCGACATCATTCCAGCAAATTTACTCAACAATATCGTCGTTTCGAAGACCTTCACTCCGGATCAGCCGGGCGACTTCGCCGGAGGTTCCGTGCAGTTGACCACCAAGGATTTTCCTGAAAAGTTGACGTTTTCCGTGACCCAGAATGTTGAATTCAATGACCGGACAACGTTCAAGGAGTTTAATACCTATAAAGGCGGTTCAACCGATTGGCTGGGATGGGACGACGGCTCGCGTGATCTGCCCGATGAGATGGTGAATCCTCCCGCGGGTGCGACCAGCAGAACGCTTGCGACCTCGTTTGCGAATACGTGGGAAGCGCGCCAGACGACTGCTCCGTTGAACGGCTCGCGATCGATTGCATTCGGAAATCAGTCGTCTCTGTTCGGCAAGCCTTTCGGTTATCTGGCCACCATCACTCAATCTGCAAGTTATTCCAGCCGCAATGAACAGGAATTCATTTATAACTTCCTGGATGACGGCACGATAGAGACAACGGACAGCGTTCATATCGTCAAGTCTACCAAGAGCGGAGCGTTGGGCGGCATCCTTGATTTGAACTACAAAGCTTCCCCTGCGCACAAGTTCAGTGTGAAGTCCATGTACACAGGCAGCGGTGACGACGAAGTCAAGCTTTTTTCCGGAATTCTTGAAAGCAATCTGCTCGTTCGCGCCACCCGGTTAGCATGGACTGAACGATCGCTTGCCACGATTCAGCCAAAAGGCGAGCATCAACTCTCCGCGCTTCGCAACAGCAAGCTCGAGTGGGGGCTTACCCTTTCCAAGGGACAATATAAGCAGCCCGACCGTCGCGATGTCTATTACGCCGACTTTGGCACCGGCGAGTATTCCTACTTGAACTCCAATTCGAGCGGATTTCGCCGCTTTGCCGAAATGAAGGATGACATCATTGAAGGCACCTTTGATTGGACAATGCCGCTGCGCAATAAAGACGATCAGTCGAAAATCAAATTCGGCGGACTTGTTCGCAGCATGGATCGTGAATTCCCCACGCGAAAATTCTACTTCCAATCTTCGGATACCATTGGAGCAGACGAACTTGACCGCACGCTCCCGCCCGAAGTCCTTTTCAACAAGGAGAACATTCTTGCTCATTGGACATTGCAGGAATTACCGTTTACGCTCGATTCATACAACGCGGAAATGGATGTCGCCGCAGGATATCTCATGGGCGACCTGATGCTGAATAAGAAGTGGCGGGCTGTTCTCGGTGCGCGTATCGAGTCCACTGACCAATACTTCAGGACTTTTCCGTACCCGGGCAGTCCGGACACCACGTTCGCTGAAGGCGGGCCCTCGCATACCGATGTTCTTCCGTCGCTCAATTTGACTTTTTTGCTGAACGACAAGACAAGCCTCCGTTTCGCGGTATCCAAGACGCTTGTCAATCCCGACTATGCCGAACTTGTTCCGACCGTGGACAGTGATTACTACGAAGGAACCGAGAAGTTAGGTAATCCTGACGTGGATTACACAAAGGTCTTGAATGTTGATCTGCGCGCGGAACTGTATCCGTCCATTGGAGAGAACTTCAGTGCAGGTCTGTTCTATAAGCAGATAAAGGACCCCATCGAGTGGATTTACGCTTCCGGTTCTGCAACCGGCGCCATCAACGCTCTGTATCCGGACAATCTCGTTGATGCAAACAACATTGGTGTTGAAGTTGAGTTTCGTAAGTCGCTTGAATTTGCCGCTGAAAAACTTGGCGGTCAAATGCGCTATTTTTCGGTTCAAGGCAACCTCACGCTTGTCTCTTCGACAGTGGACCTGAATCAACCGGCCTATGACCCCGCCAATGTAGGTGCAGGAATACTTACAAGTACGGAACGGGCTTTGATGGGCCAATCGGATTATATCGTAAACGCAACTTTGGCCTATGATCAGCCGCTCTGGGGCACAAGTCTGCGCTTATTGTTCAACACGTTTGGTGAGCGTATTTCGCAGGTCGGCGGCTACGGCAATCCGGATACGTATGAGCAGCCGTTCAGCCGTCTGGATTTTGCGGCCAACCAATCGCTGGGAGGTCATTGGGCTGCCAAATTTCAGGCGAAGAATCTTCTGAATTCGGAAGTCGAATTTCTGACCGGCGGTAAGGTCCAGAATTCTTTCAAGGTTGGACAAAGCTTCTCGCTTGGACTATCCTACTCAATTTGA
- a CDS encoding carboxypeptidase regulatory-like domain-containing protein: MRIRRLLVLLMSMVMTSAAFAIDAPEDLTIAVNGNDVVLRWQGVAGATEYNVYKETSEITDVNLLFPFATTNALTFTDNNSAGNQFYYVVTAVVPAGDLSGVINDTSNTAANNALVFASKLDDPSIFGLDYTDANGNYLIEGLPVGTYEVCVYLLNRPVGVTSVVINDGGISNWNYTWPAFSRTIVPTVLNGVVNWTNDQVYELAGPTSVAPGATLNIEEGTTINGSSSISGDTVNVLTFLEVEASDGANPNGVLNINGSQHKPVVFTSGRLTGTPRDGDWGGLIISGDAQNNRGRVAVGEGNTGPFGNALANAQNAQSSGSHRYFRVEFGGFKFTPTNELNSLAYQAVGSGTTCEYYQAINGADDGIEFFGGTNSCNHIIITNSGDDAIDWTDGWEGRIWNAVVYTRGAASDKGIEADNLEADNNATPRANGVLSNITFVGHQGSPAAATDLLNPRRGTKFNWFNFIVTLGGAGGIDMDNSATATAAAGGASRFDYSLFWDNGAAATEVIDPNTGAGIGDGHFRCEDAEWDNVNGVPAGGMTLNGHILAAPTGWTQNISNFRGTGFVGTNATTIIANPLLSDPTNYDARPLTGSPALNAANAAPAAVLATYSLPYAPYIGAFNGPNDSWHVGWSR, translated from the coding sequence ATGAGAATTCGTCGCCTATTGGTTTTGCTGATGTCGATGGTGATGACCAGCGCGGCTTTCGCGATTGACGCCCCGGAAGATTTGACTATCGCCGTTAACGGGAACGATGTCGTGCTGCGTTGGCAAGGTGTGGCTGGCGCGACGGAGTACAATGTCTACAAGGAGACCTCCGAAATCACAGACGTTAATCTCCTCTTCCCTTTCGCGACCACAAACGCATTGACTTTCACCGACAACAACAGTGCCGGCAATCAGTTTTATTATGTCGTCACGGCGGTCGTGCCGGCCGGTGATCTCTCCGGTGTCATCAATGATACCTCCAACACTGCTGCGAACAACGCTTTGGTTTTCGCTTCGAAGCTAGACGATCCGAGCATCTTCGGGCTTGACTATACGGATGCGAACGGCAACTACCTCATCGAGGGTTTGCCAGTCGGTACATATGAAGTCTGTGTTTATCTGTTGAATCGCCCGGTCGGAGTCACTTCAGTCGTCATTAATGACGGCGGCATCTCAAACTGGAATTACACATGGCCGGCGTTTTCGCGAACAATTGTACCGACCGTATTGAACGGCGTCGTGAACTGGACCAATGACCAGGTTTATGAGCTGGCAGGCCCGACGTCCGTGGCACCCGGTGCTACACTAAACATTGAAGAGGGAACTACCATAAACGGTTCTTCCTCAATTTCCGGCGATACGGTGAATGTACTGACGTTTCTCGAGGTCGAAGCATCCGACGGCGCTAATCCCAATGGCGTTCTGAACATCAACGGTTCACAGCACAAGCCGGTTGTATTCACATCAGGCCGTTTGACCGGGACTCCGCGTGACGGCGATTGGGGTGGTTTGATTATTTCCGGTGACGCACAGAACAACCGCGGTAGAGTAGCGGTCGGCGAAGGCAATACAGGTCCGTTTGGCAATGCGCTTGCCAACGCTCAGAATGCTCAGAGCAGCGGTTCGCATCGCTATTTTCGTGTAGAGTTCGGCGGATTCAAGTTTACACCGACCAATGAGTTGAACTCACTCGCCTATCAGGCTGTCGGCAGCGGCACGACTTGCGAGTACTATCAGGCAATTAATGGTGCGGACGATGGCATTGAGTTCTTCGGTGGAACGAATTCGTGCAACCACATCATTATCACCAACTCAGGCGACGACGCCATTGACTGGACGGACGGATGGGAAGGCCGCATTTGGAATGCTGTTGTTTACACACGCGGCGCGGCATCGGATAAGGGTATTGAGGCGGACAATCTTGAAGCGGACAATAATGCTACACCGCGCGCAAACGGTGTGCTCTCGAATATTACATTCGTAGGTCACCAGGGAAGTCCGGCGGCAGCGACTGATCTCTTGAATCCGCGTCGCGGCACGAAGTTCAATTGGTTCAACTTCATCGTTACGCTTGGCGGAGCGGGAGGTATTGATATGGACAATAGTGCGACCGCAACGGCAGCGGCAGGCGGCGCTTCGCGATTTGATTACAGTCTGTTTTGGGATAATGGCGCGGCAGCGACTGAGGTAATCGATCCAAACACTGGAGCAGGAATCGGCGATGGCCACTTCCGCTGCGAAGACGCGGAGTGGGACAACGTGAACGGTGTTCCTGCGGGCGGCATGACACTGAATGGTCATATTCTCGCCGCACCGACAGGTTGGACTCAAAATATTTCGAACTTCCGTGGCACGGGCTTTGTCGGCACGAATGCTACGACGATTATTGCGAATCCGTTACTTTCAGACCCGACCAACTATGATGCTCGTCCGCTTACGGGTTCACCTGCTTTGAATGCGGCAAACGCGGCTCCAGCGGCGGTGCTGGCCACCTACAGTTTGCCGTATGCACCCTACATCGGCGCTTTTAACGGCCCTAACGACAGCTGGCATGTCGGCTGGTCGCGATAA
- a CDS encoding TolC family protein, which produces MKKVPFLIFLWLPTFLWAQSGLTIKEATELAVSRHPQVRAAEARSQAARAAARQAIGYRLPSVDVSETFIRTNNPAEAFAFQMNQERFSMAEFGNPANDPNNPELLNTYMTRVEASLPLFTGGMLHGRTLQARSMARAAEQEEVRTRESVVFETTAAWLNLSKAREHADLMKRTLATAEAHLARAEEYFKQGMLAPNDILRAKVFVAEMQEYKVRADEQEQLAQAALNFHLGNPQDTKIDLAEPETTDYDNPALDIAIATALEQRPDLRAAQEKLRAGRLETTVARSAFSPQIGLVGRYDLYDEELFGDNGSSWAIMGQAKINLFRGGADRFALQKAAMDARAGEADINRFKEGVKLEVRQVVAERSTAKFRLDAARTASEAGRENLRITEARFAQGVSKMTDLLDAQTALRELELRELMARYDLLLADYRIQFVTGQSLLTK; this is translated from the coding sequence ATGAAAAAAGTCCCATTTCTCATTTTCCTGTGGTTGCCCACCTTTCTTTGGGCCCAGTCCGGACTGACAATAAAAGAGGCCACCGAGTTAGCGGTCAGTCGCCACCCGCAAGTACGGGCAGCAGAGGCGCGTTCGCAAGCGGCTCGCGCGGCGGCGAGACAAGCCATCGGATACCGCTTGCCATCGGTGGATGTCTCTGAAACCTTCATACGAACCAACAATCCGGCGGAGGCCTTTGCCTTTCAGATGAATCAGGAGCGATTCAGCATGGCGGAGTTCGGCAATCCTGCGAATGATCCGAACAATCCGGAATTGCTGAACACATACATGACGCGAGTTGAGGCGAGTTTGCCGTTATTCACCGGCGGCATGCTGCACGGCAGAACGCTGCAAGCACGGAGTATGGCGCGAGCTGCAGAACAGGAAGAGGTCAGAACACGCGAGAGCGTTGTGTTTGAAACGACCGCCGCGTGGCTCAATTTGAGCAAGGCACGTGAACACGCCGACTTGATGAAACGCACATTGGCGACGGCGGAAGCGCATCTTGCCCGGGCCGAGGAATATTTCAAGCAAGGAATGCTCGCACCTAATGACATCTTGAGAGCGAAGGTGTTTGTCGCGGAGATGCAGGAGTATAAAGTGCGAGCGGACGAGCAGGAGCAACTGGCGCAGGCGGCATTGAATTTCCACTTGGGGAATCCGCAGGACACGAAGATTGATCTTGCCGAACCGGAGACAACTGATTACGACAATCCTGCATTAGACATTGCGATTGCCACAGCATTGGAACAGCGACCGGATTTGCGGGCCGCTCAGGAGAAGCTTCGCGCTGGCCGGCTTGAGACAACCGTTGCGCGCTCCGCGTTTTCTCCTCAGATTGGACTTGTAGGCCGCTATGATTTGTACGATGAAGAGCTCTTCGGGGACAACGGGTCGTCGTGGGCAATCATGGGACAGGCCAAGATTAATCTGTTTCGCGGAGGAGCAGACAGATTCGCTTTGCAGAAGGCGGCAATGGACGCTCGTGCAGGAGAAGCTGACATCAATAGATTCAAAGAGGGCGTGAAGCTCGAGGTGCGGCAGGTCGTTGCGGAGCGTTCGACCGCCAAATTCAGACTTGACGCTGCAAGAACTGCATCGGAAGCAGGGAGAGAGAATCTGCGCATCACAGAAGCACGCTTCGCACAGGGAGTCTCCAAGATGACCGACTTGCTGGACGCGCAGACGGCATTGCGGGAACTCGAGCTGCGCGAACTAATGGCGCGTTACGACCTCCTGCTTGCGGATTACCGAATTCAATTTGTCACCGGCCAATCACTACTTACAAAATAG
- a CDS encoding efflux RND transporter periplasmic adaptor subunit, protein MKKTLFLLSALSISLYVSSCSHEAKLATANETSLKAQTAVVAMREVPAIISVRGTIHAEDDAVLSSRAMGPVVRERVRLGDRVRKGDILLEIEERMNGGMLAQAKGALSQAQAAHSLAATNLRRFEALYDAQACSQLELDLARMQYESAEGALTQAQGAVDAAGAVANESSVRAPFDGVVVEKFVNVGDLVAPGRPLIRIQTSSGRDLHFTVRASESSDLTVGTEINCTLDHSGRSVKATITELAPSADPMTHSVVVRARLSDADSLAAGHTAAAEIPGKPVRVLLAPKSAVYAAGGVNLATIVDQNGVARNRAVTVGRVRGEEIEIMSGLNEGDMVVLNRTGLIAEGTRIERAG, encoded by the coding sequence ATGAAAAAGACCCTGTTTTTACTTAGCGCGCTTTCCATTTCACTCTACGTGTCAAGCTGCTCGCATGAGGCCAAGCTTGCCACAGCCAACGAGACGAGCTTGAAGGCACAAACCGCGGTAGTTGCAATGCGTGAAGTGCCGGCCATCATTTCTGTCCGCGGAACAATTCACGCCGAAGACGACGCAGTTCTTTCGAGTCGCGCGATGGGACCTGTCGTCCGGGAGCGTGTCAGATTAGGTGACCGCGTTCGCAAAGGAGACATTCTGCTTGAGATTGAAGAGAGAATGAACGGCGGCATGCTCGCCCAAGCCAAAGGCGCGTTGTCACAGGCGCAGGCTGCGCACTCGCTAGCCGCAACAAACCTGCGGCGCTTCGAAGCGCTGTACGATGCGCAGGCTTGCTCGCAGCTTGAACTTGATTTGGCACGTATGCAATATGAATCCGCCGAGGGCGCACTCACACAGGCGCAAGGAGCAGTAGACGCGGCGGGTGCGGTGGCCAATGAAAGCAGCGTGCGCGCACCGTTCGACGGTGTGGTCGTGGAAAAGTTTGTAAACGTCGGCGACCTGGTCGCTCCGGGTCGTCCGCTGATTCGCATTCAAACTTCGTCCGGCAGAGACTTGCATTTCACAGTACGAGCATCCGAGTCATCCGATCTCACCGTGGGAACGGAGATAAACTGCACGCTTGACCACTCTGGCCGTTCAGTTAAGGCGACTATTACCGAACTCGCGCCGTCAGCCGATCCAATGACACACTCGGTGGTCGTTAGAGCCCGACTGAGTGATGCGGACTCATTGGCGGCAGGGCATACGGCGGCCGCAGAGATTCCGGGAAAACCGGTGCGTGTCCTGCTCGCACCGAAGAGCGCCGTATACGCCGCAGGAGGCGTTAACCTTGCGACTATCGTCGATCAAAACGGTGTTGCCCGTAATCGCGCGGTCACGGTTGGGCGCGTTCGCGGCGAAGAAATCGAAATCATGTCCGGACTCAATGAAGGCGATATGGTTGTACTGAATCGCACAGGTCTTATAGCCGAGGGCACACGCATCGAGAGGGCAGGTTAA
- a CDS encoding efflux RND transporter permease subunit, which yields MLEIRREARREKLSRKKIGASGRLAASFLDSKLTPLLIVVSLLVGVLALMVTPREEEPQIKVPMVDVTVGFPGASAQEIERHIVTPLEKVLYEIENVEYIYSTSQPSGGLIIVRFYVGTDAEQAITRIHAKLAAHTNELPQGATQPVVKLRSIDDVPAIAYTFWSTQVSPVELRRVADEVRTEITQHPRVAQAWLIGGQRRAVRITFDRDKLSAYHVSLLQAYGAISAANWKLPAGLMTADNRTTEVQIGAFVKNADEVRNLVVATMNGKPVYLRDVADITDGPEEPAQYVWMGSGPAAPEKDIPVPGLDAPAITLAISKKPGTNAVDLVKELDSRLDELKSSLVPSDITITKTRDYGFTAREKSNELIFHVGLATVSVVFLMLLMLGRREAIVVLVAVPVTLALTLASSYFFGYTLNRVTLFALIFSIGILVDDAIVVVENIHRHYQLRWTNAKHATIFGTDEVGNPTILATLTVIAALLPLAFVSGLMGPYMRPIPVNASAAMLFSLLVAFVVSPWLTYRLFGGSKAVDESHHHFDETEEESKLQRLYSKVMQPLLVSGKKQILVLGGIVAILLVSMALFPLRWVVVKMMPYDNKSELQVVIDAPEDFSLERTNAAAREMAELFTTMQEVTDYQVYVGTSAPFNFNGLVRYYFMRSGPNVADIQVNLVNKHLRDDESHDIAKAVRVKLLPIAEKHGVNLKVTEVPPGPPVLSTMVAEIYGPDRDGRREVAAQVKDIFATTDGIVDVDWMVEDAAPLTELIVDQEKAAAVGITPEMISRTLRVAVSGAEAGLLHVEQDRSEVPLIMRLDLTQRSRFEELASLKLHGASGQLVPLGELVKPMQESRESYIYHKNLQPVTYVIGEVAGTEESPVYGILNMNERLKDVKTPDGTELAVMSTHMPESSRQYALKWDGEWHITYEVFRDMGAAFGVVVLLIYVLVVGWFGSFVTPLIIMAPIPLTLIGILPGHALLGTFFTATSMIGFIALSGIVVRNSILLVDFINQEIRAGESLEDAVMKAGAVRFRPIVLTALALVVGAGVIYLDPIFQGLAVSLIFGVIASTALTLVVIPLLYYIYLKYAGTSGLLETESQ from the coding sequence ATGCTGGAGATTCGCAGGGAGGCGAGACGGGAGAAACTGTCGCGCAAAAAGATTGGAGCATCCGGACGGCTCGCAGCTTCGTTTCTCGACTCGAAGCTAACACCGCTGCTAATCGTCGTTTCCCTGCTTGTTGGAGTGCTCGCGCTGATGGTTACGCCGCGAGAGGAAGAGCCGCAGATTAAGGTGCCGATGGTGGATGTCACCGTCGGTTTCCCCGGAGCAAGCGCGCAGGAAATTGAACGGCACATTGTCACGCCGCTTGAAAAGGTACTCTACGAAATCGAAAATGTGGAGTACATCTATTCGACATCGCAGCCGTCCGGCGGCCTGATCATTGTGCGGTTCTATGTAGGCACGGACGCTGAGCAGGCCATCACGCGGATTCACGCAAAACTTGCGGCCCATACGAATGAATTGCCGCAAGGAGCAACGCAACCGGTTGTCAAACTGCGCTCGATTGACGATGTCCCCGCAATCGCGTACACGTTTTGGAGTACGCAGGTATCGCCGGTGGAATTGCGGCGAGTTGCGGATGAAGTCCGCACGGAAATCACTCAACATCCGCGCGTGGCACAGGCTTGGCTCATCGGCGGCCAACGACGCGCCGTTCGAATCACTTTTGACCGCGACAAACTCTCTGCATATCATGTTTCACTTTTGCAGGCATACGGAGCAATTTCCGCCGCAAACTGGAAGCTGCCGGCAGGTTTGATGACTGCAGACAACCGCACAACCGAAGTTCAAATCGGAGCATTCGTCAAGAATGCGGACGAAGTTCGCAATCTAGTCGTCGCCACGATGAACGGCAAACCCGTATATCTGAGAGACGTGGCGGACATCACAGACGGACCGGAGGAACCCGCTCAGTATGTTTGGATGGGAAGCGGACCGGCCGCACCGGAGAAAGACATTCCTGTTCCGGGATTGGACGCGCCGGCTATCACACTTGCCATTTCCAAGAAGCCGGGAACCAATGCGGTCGATTTGGTCAAAGAGCTGGACTCTCGACTTGATGAATTGAAGAGTTCGCTGGTACCGTCCGACATCACAATCACGAAAACGCGCGACTACGGTTTCACTGCGCGAGAGAAGTCCAACGAGCTGATTTTCCATGTCGGACTGGCAACGGTCTCCGTGGTGTTCCTCATGTTGCTAATGCTTGGACGCCGGGAAGCCATCGTCGTCCTGGTTGCGGTGCCTGTTACGCTTGCCTTGACACTCGCCTCGAGTTACTTCTTCGGATACACGCTAAATCGTGTAACGCTCTTCGCGCTGATTTTCTCAATTGGTATTCTTGTTGATGACGCAATTGTTGTTGTCGAGAACATTCACCGGCACTATCAGCTGCGATGGACAAACGCCAAGCACGCGACGATTTTCGGAACGGACGAAGTCGGTAATCCAACAATTCTCGCCACTCTAACGGTAATCGCAGCGCTGCTTCCGCTTGCCTTCGTGTCCGGGCTTATGGGTCCCTATATGCGGCCGATTCCGGTCAACGCGTCTGCGGCAATGCTATTCTCACTTCTCGTCGCGTTCGTGGTTTCACCGTGGCTGACGTACAGGTTGTTTGGCGGATCAAAGGCGGTTGACGAGTCGCATCATCATTTCGATGAGACAGAAGAGGAGAGCAAGCTCCAGCGGCTGTATTCAAAGGTCATGCAACCGCTGCTGGTGAGCGGCAAGAAGCAGATTCTGGTACTTGGCGGGATTGTCGCGATACTGCTTGTTTCGATGGCGCTCTTTCCGCTTCGCTGGGTGGTTGTGAAGATGATGCCGTATGACAACAAGAGCGAATTGCAGGTTGTCATTGACGCGCCTGAGGACTTTTCACTTGAGAGAACCAATGCCGCCGCCCGCGAAATGGCAGAGTTGTTTACGACTATGCAAGAGGTGACGGATTATCAGGTTTACGTCGGTACTTCGGCGCCGTTCAATTTCAACGGGCTGGTAAGATACTACTTCATGCGCAGCGGCCCTAATGTGGCGGATATTCAAGTCAATCTTGTGAACAAGCACCTCCGTGACGACGAGAGTCATGATATCGCGAAGGCCGTACGCGTGAAGCTGCTGCCGATCGCAGAGAAGCACGGAGTAAATCTGAAGGTGACCGAAGTTCCGCCGGGGCCGCCTGTTTTGTCCACCATGGTGGCAGAAATTTACGGACCGGATCGCGACGGGCGGAGAGAGGTTGCAGCGCAGGTCAAGGATATTTTCGCAACGACCGATGGAATTGTCGATGTTGACTGGATGGTCGAAGATGCCGCTCCTTTGACTGAGCTTATTGTAGACCAAGAGAAGGCCGCAGCAGTTGGCATTACACCGGAGATGATTTCGCGTACTCTTCGCGTTGCAGTAAGCGGCGCCGAGGCAGGACTGCTGCATGTGGAACAGGATCGCTCGGAAGTGCCCTTGATTATGCGGCTGGATTTGACACAACGGTCGCGATTTGAGGAGCTTGCAAGCCTTAAACTGCACGGAGCAAGCGGACAACTCGTGCCGCTCGGTGAGCTTGTCAAACCGATGCAAGAATCACGCGAGTCGTACATCTATCACAAGAATCTGCAGCCTGTCACGTACGTGATTGGAGAGGTTGCCGGAACGGAGGAGTCGCCGGTCTACGGCATCCTGAATATGAACGAACGGCTAAAGGATGTGAAGACCCCGGACGGAACTGAACTTGCCGTTATGTCAACACACATGCCGGAGAGCAGTCGTCAGTACGCGCTTAAGTGGGACGGTGAGTGGCACATCACGTACGAGGTGTTTCGTGACATGGGTGCGGCATTCGGCGTGGTCGTCCTGCTCATTTATGTGCTGGTCGTGGGATGGTTCGGAAGTTTTGTCACTCCGCTCATCATCATGGCTCCGATTCCATTGACTCTGATTGGCATTCTGCCGGGTCACGCGCTGCTGGGAACGTTTTTTACAGCGACGTCAATGATTGGATTCATCGCCCTGTCAGGGATCGTGGTCAGAAACTCGATTCTATTGGTGGATTTCATCAATCAGGAGATTCGGGCGGGCGAGTCACTTGAAGATGCGGTGATGAAGGCCGGGGCAGTGAGATTCAGGCCGATTGTATTGACAGCGTTGGCATTAGTAGTCGGAGCCGGTGTGATATATCTCGATCCGATATTTCAGGGACTCGCCGTGTCGCTCATTTTCGGGGTGATTGCATCGACCGCATTGACACTTGTGGTGATTCCGCTGCTTTATTACATCTATTTGAAATATGCAGGCACCAGCGGCCTGCTTGAAACCGAGTCACAATAA
- a CDS encoding DUF2892 domain-containing protein, protein MRVEEAVRLMAGVVILISLALTIWVSHWWLLLTTFVALNLIQSAFSKWCPAITIFRKLGLKG, encoded by the coding sequence ATGCGTGTGGAAGAAGCGGTTCGTTTGATGGCAGGTGTGGTCATACTCATCAGCCTTGCACTTACAATCTGGGTCAGTCACTGGTGGTTACTCCTGACGACGTTTGTCGCGTTGAATCTCATTCAATCGGCGTTCAGCAAGTGGTGTCCGGCGATAACTATTTTCCGCAAACTTGGCTTGAAAGGTTGA
- a CDS encoding winged helix-turn-helix transcriptional regulator, translating to MPQKPDSNPPTNEMVSRIAVMLKAMGDPVRLRILYQLRQRESSVSELVSALGCSQANVSKHLAILKAADLVESRTEKQSRYYHVSDPVVDSVCDSVCSSIERRRQM from the coding sequence ATGCCTCAAAAACCAGACTCTAACCCACCGACAAACGAGATGGTATCGCGCATCGCCGTAATGCTGAAGGCCATGGGTGACCCGGTTCGACTGCGAATCCTCTATCAACTACGACAGAGGGAGAGCAGCGTCTCTGAATTGGTCTCCGCGCTCGGGTGCAGTCAGGCCAACGTGTCCAAGCACCTGGCAATATTGAAGGCTGCGGATCTTGTTGAGTCCCGGACGGAAAAGCAGAGTCGGTACTACCATGTTTCCGATCCGGTGGTGGACTCCGTTTGTGACTCAGTTTGCAGTTCAATTGAGCGTCGCCGCCAGATGTAA